One segment of Streptomyces sp. TG1A-8 DNA contains the following:
- a CDS encoding ATP-binding protein produces MEPVPLDEDCSLAGPGPGPPHLAAALDGEGTPIAEARHLAAGFLARVRTEHALPVSARAMDFTQLVVSELVTNARKYAPGPVLLELRVTGDVVEVAVWDSDPVLPVARAADPGRVGQHGLEIVMAVSQYFEARRERVGKRVTARIALRDDPGATGHRPA; encoded by the coding sequence ATGGAGCCTGTTCCCCTGGACGAGGACTGTTCTCTTGCCGGGCCCGGGCCCGGGCCGCCGCACCTCGCCGCCGCGCTGGACGGCGAGGGCACACCCATCGCCGAAGCCCGTCACCTCGCGGCCGGATTCCTCGCGCGGGTGCGGACCGAGCACGCGCTCCCCGTCTCCGCGCGGGCCATGGACTTCACCCAGCTCGTGGTGAGCGAGCTGGTCACCAACGCCCGCAAGTACGCGCCCGGGCCCGTCCTGCTGGAGCTGCGGGTCACCGGTGACGTGGTCGAGGTGGCGGTGTGGGACTCCGACCCGGTGCTGCCGGTGGCCCGGGCCGCCGATCCCGGCCGGGTGGGCCAGCACGGGCTGGAGATCGTCATGGCCGTCTCCCAGTACTTCGAGGCCCGGCGGGAGCGGGTCGGCAAACGCGTCACCGCCCGCATCGCGCTCCGGGACGATCCCGGCGCCACCGGCCACCGCCCCGCCTGA
- a CDS encoding methylmalonyl-CoA mutase family protein: MTVLPDDGLPLAAEFPDATHEQWQRLVEGVLRKSGKEVSGEAAEEALSTTLEDGLRTRPLYTARDGAPDPGLPGFAPFVRGARPEGGTAGGWDVRQRHAALAEGAVLTDLENGVTSLWLVLGEGGIPVADLGRALDGVHLDLAPVVLDAGRDTAAAAEALLRLYEAGGAGPQAVRGNLGADPLGYEARTGTALDFAPFAELAARCAERYPGLRALTVDALPYHEAGGSAAQELGASLATGVAYLRGLTGAGLGVEAACAQLEFRYAATADQFLTIAKLRAARRLWARVAEVCGAPAAGAQVQHAVTSPVMMTRRDPWVNMLRTTVATLAAGVGGAGSVTVLPFDHSLGLPDAFARRIARNTSTILIEESHLARVIDPAGGSWYVERLTDELAGVAWEFFRSVERDGGQAAVLRSGRIRTDLATTWAQRSKQLAKRREPVTGVSEFPDLAEKPVVREPAPEPPSGGLPRVRRDEAFEALRARSDAHLAATGARPRVFLATLGSAAEHTARSTFAANLFQAGGIEPVTGGRFEDSGATEAVLCSSDALYAEGAEQAARSLRAAGARHVFLAGRPAGHPGVDSYVFAGCDAVDVLSATLDRMGVS; encoded by the coding sequence ATGACGGTCCTGCCTGACGACGGGCTCCCGCTGGCCGCCGAGTTCCCTGACGCGACACACGAGCAGTGGCAACGCCTCGTCGAGGGCGTGCTGCGCAAGTCCGGCAAGGAAGTCTCGGGCGAGGCAGCCGAGGAAGCCCTGTCCACCACGCTCGAGGACGGGCTGCGCACCCGGCCCCTGTACACCGCGCGCGACGGCGCGCCCGACCCCGGCCTGCCGGGCTTCGCCCCGTTCGTGCGCGGCGCCCGGCCCGAGGGGGGCACGGCGGGCGGCTGGGACGTGCGGCAACGGCACGCGGCGCTCGCCGAGGGCGCGGTGCTGACGGACCTGGAGAACGGCGTCACCTCGCTGTGGCTGGTGCTCGGCGAGGGCGGTATCCCGGTCGCGGACCTGGGCCGCGCCCTCGACGGCGTGCACCTCGACCTGGCGCCGGTCGTCCTGGACGCCGGCCGCGACACCGCGGCCGCCGCCGAGGCGCTGCTGCGGCTGTACGAGGCCGGGGGCGCCGGCCCGCAGGCCGTCCGCGGCAACCTGGGCGCGGACCCGCTCGGATACGAGGCCCGTACCGGCACCGCGCTGGACTTCGCGCCGTTCGCCGAGCTGGCCGCGCGCTGCGCCGAGCGGTACCCGGGACTGCGCGCGCTGACCGTGGACGCGCTGCCGTACCACGAGGCGGGCGGTTCGGCCGCGCAGGAGCTGGGCGCCTCGCTCGCCACCGGGGTGGCGTACCTGCGCGGGCTGACCGGGGCCGGTCTCGGCGTCGAGGCGGCCTGCGCGCAGCTGGAGTTCCGTTACGCGGCCACCGCCGACCAGTTCCTGACCATCGCCAAGCTGCGCGCCGCGCGCCGGCTGTGGGCGCGGGTGGCCGAGGTGTGCGGGGCGCCGGCCGCGGGCGCGCAGGTCCAGCACGCCGTGACGTCGCCGGTGATGATGACCCGCCGCGACCCGTGGGTGAACATGCTGCGCACCACGGTCGCCACGCTCGCGGCCGGGGTCGGCGGCGCCGGCTCGGTGACCGTGCTGCCGTTCGACCACTCGCTCGGCCTGCCCGACGCCTTCGCCCGCCGCATCGCCCGCAACACCTCCACGATCCTGATCGAGGAGTCCCACCTGGCCCGGGTGATCGATCCGGCGGGCGGCTCCTGGTACGTCGAGCGGCTGACCGACGAACTCGCGGGCGTCGCCTGGGAGTTCTTCCGGTCCGTCGAGCGGGACGGCGGGCAGGCGGCCGTGCTGCGCTCCGGCCGGATCCGCACGGACCTGGCCACGACGTGGGCGCAGCGGTCCAAGCAGCTCGCCAAGCGGCGCGAACCCGTCACCGGGGTCAGCGAGTTCCCGGACCTCGCCGAGAAGCCGGTCGTGCGCGAACCCGCGCCCGAGCCGCCGTCCGGGGGCCTGCCCCGGGTGCGCCGGGACGAGGCGTTCGAGGCGCTGCGCGCCCGCTCCGACGCCCACCTGGCCGCGACGGGCGCGCGCCCCAGGGTCTTCCTCGCCACGCTGGGCTCGGCCGCCGAGCACACCGCCCGCTCGACGTTCGCCGCCAACCTGTTCCAGGCGGGCGGCATCGAGCCGGTCACCGGGGGCCGCTTCGAGGACAGCGGCGCCACCGAGGCCGTGCTGTGCTCCAGCGACGCGCTCTACGCCGAAGGGGCGGAGCAGGCCGCCCGGTCACTGCGCGCGGCCGGCGCCCGGCACGTGTTCCTCGCGGGCCGCCCGGCCGGCCACCCGGGCGTCGACTCGTACGTCTTCGCGGGCTGTGACGCCGTCGACGTCCTGTCCGCGACCCTCGACCGCATGGGAGTGTCCTGA
- the scpA gene encoding methylmalonyl-CoA mutase has translation MGIPDFSGIELGTPAVAGGAEQWRTAAGRAAGTAEPLWETPEGIGVKPLYTGRDLEGLDFLGTYPGIAPYLRGPYPTMYVNQPWTIRQYAGFSTAEESNAFYRRNLAAGQKGLSVAFDLPTHRGYDSDHPRVTGDVGMAGVAIDSILDMRQLFDGIPLDRMTVSMTMNGAVLPVLALYIVAAEEQGVPPEKLAGTIQNDILKEFMVRNTYIYPPKPSMRIISDIFAYTSRRMPRYNSISISGYHIQEAGATADLELAYTLADGVEYIRAGREAGLDVDAFAPRLSFFWAIGMNFFMEVAKLRAARLLWAKLVRQFDPQNAKSLSLRTHAQTSGWSLTAQDVFNNVTRTCVEAMAATQGHTQSLHTNALDEALALPTDFSARIARNTQLLIQQESGTTRVIDPWGGSAYVEKLTYDLARKAWQHIEEVERAGGMAQAIDAGIPKLRVEEAAARTQARIDSGRQPVIGVNKYRVDSDEQIEVLKVDNSSVRTQQIAKLRRLRAERDEQACKDALDALTRAADGEENLLELAVRAARAKATVGEISDALEKVYGRHASQIRTISGVYRNEAGRSPSVDRTRALVDRFERAEGRRPRILVAKMGQDGHDRGQKVIATAFADLGFDVDVGPLFQTPEEVARQAVEADVHVVGVSSLAAGHLTLVPALREKLAEEGREDITVVVGGVIPPQDVPVLLERGAAAVFLPGTVIPDAAYDLVERLSADLGLDL, from the coding sequence ATGGGAATCCCCGACTTCTCCGGCATCGAGCTGGGGACGCCGGCCGTCGCCGGCGGTGCCGAGCAGTGGCGCACGGCCGCCGGTCGGGCGGCCGGCACCGCGGAGCCGTTGTGGGAGACGCCGGAGGGCATCGGGGTCAAGCCGCTGTACACCGGCCGTGACCTGGAGGGCCTGGACTTCCTCGGCACCTACCCGGGCATCGCGCCGTACCTGCGCGGCCCGTACCCGACGATGTACGTCAACCAGCCCTGGACGATCCGCCAGTACGCGGGCTTCTCCACCGCCGAGGAGTCCAACGCCTTCTACCGGCGCAACCTCGCGGCCGGGCAGAAGGGCCTGTCGGTCGCCTTCGACCTGCCCACGCACCGCGGCTACGACAGCGACCACCCGCGGGTGACCGGCGACGTCGGCATGGCGGGCGTGGCGATCGACTCGATCCTCGACATGCGGCAGCTGTTCGACGGGATCCCGCTGGACCGGATGACGGTGTCGATGACGATGAACGGCGCGGTGCTACCGGTGCTGGCGCTGTACATCGTGGCCGCCGAGGAGCAGGGCGTGCCGCCCGAGAAGCTGGCGGGGACCATCCAGAACGACATCCTCAAGGAGTTCATGGTCCGCAACACCTACATCTACCCGCCGAAGCCGTCGATGCGGATCATCTCCGACATCTTCGCGTACACCTCGCGGCGGATGCCCCGCTACAACTCCATCTCCATCTCCGGCTACCACATCCAGGAGGCGGGCGCGACGGCCGACCTGGAGCTGGCGTACACCCTCGCCGACGGGGTGGAGTACATCCGGGCGGGCCGGGAGGCGGGCCTGGACGTCGACGCGTTCGCACCCCGGCTGTCGTTCTTCTGGGCGATCGGCATGAACTTCTTCATGGAGGTCGCCAAGTTGCGGGCGGCCCGGCTGCTGTGGGCCAAGCTGGTCAGGCAGTTCGACCCGCAGAACGCCAAGTCGCTGTCCCTGCGCACCCATGCGCAGACCTCGGGCTGGTCGCTGACCGCGCAGGACGTGTTCAACAACGTCACCCGCACGTGCGTGGAGGCGATGGCCGCGACCCAGGGGCACACCCAGTCGCTGCACACCAACGCCCTCGACGAGGCCCTCGCGCTGCCCACCGACTTCTCGGCGCGCATCGCCCGCAACACCCAGTTGCTCATCCAGCAGGAGTCGGGCACCACCCGGGTCATCGACCCGTGGGGCGGCAGCGCCTACGTCGAGAAGCTGACCTACGACCTGGCCCGCAAGGCCTGGCAGCACATCGAGGAGGTGGAACGGGCGGGCGGCATGGCGCAGGCCATCGACGCCGGCATCCCCAAGCTGCGCGTGGAGGAGGCCGCCGCGCGGACGCAGGCCCGCATCGACTCCGGACGGCAGCCCGTCATCGGCGTCAACAAGTACCGGGTGGACAGCGACGAGCAGATCGAGGTCCTCAAGGTCGACAACTCCTCGGTGCGCACCCAGCAGATCGCCAAGCTGCGCCGGCTGCGCGCCGAACGGGACGAGCAGGCCTGCAAGGACGCGCTGGACGCGCTGACCCGGGCGGCCGACGGCGAGGAGAACCTGCTGGAGCTGGCCGTGCGCGCGGCCCGCGCCAAGGCGACGGTCGGCGAGATCTCCGACGCCCTGGAGAAGGTCTACGGCCGGCACGCGAGCCAGATCCGTACCATCTCCGGCGTGTACCGCAACGAAGCAGGCCGCTCCCCGTCCGTGGACCGCACGCGCGCCCTGGTGGACCGGTTCGAGCGGGCCGAGGGACGCCGGCCGCGCATCCTGGTCGCCAAGATGGGCCAGGACGGCCACGACCGCGGCCAGAAGGTGATCGCGACCGCCTTCGCCGACCTCGGCTTCGACGTCGACGTCGGCCCGCTGTTCCAGACGCCGGAGGAGGTCGCCCGGCAGGCGGTCGAGGCGGACGTGCACGTGGTCGGCGTGTCCTCGCTGGCCGCCGGCCACCTCACCCTCGTACCGGCGCTGCGCGAGAAGCTCGCCGAGGAGGGCCGGGAGGACATCACGGTCGTGGTCGGCGGGGTGATCCCGCCGCAGGACGTGCCGGTCCTGCTGGAGAGGGGCGCCGCGGCCGTGTTCCTGCCCGGGACGGTGATCCCGGACGCGGCGTACGACCTGGTGGAGCGACTGTCGGCCGACCTCGGCCTCGACCTGTAG
- the meaB gene encoding methylmalonyl Co-A mutase-associated GTPase MeaB yields MAAIDLGTYVKGVLDGRRALVARAITLVESTRPQHRALAQELLTELLPHSGRARRIGVSGVPGVGKSTFIDAFGTLLTSRGHRVAVLAVDPSSTRTGGSILGDKTRMERLAVDPNAFVRPSPSAGTLGGVAKATRESMVVMEAAGYDVVLVETVGVGQSETAVADMVDSFLLLTLARTGDQLQGIKKGVLELADVIAVNKADGPHERDARAAARELAGALRLMHGKDAFWTPPVLHCSARESTGLETVWERLEQHRALLDSTGRLAAKRRDQQVDWTWSMVRDELLGRLRAHPAVRASAPALEQQVRDGSLTATRAAEHILRAFEGEPGPDPGPRA; encoded by the coding sequence ATGGCAGCGATCGATCTCGGCACGTACGTGAAGGGCGTGCTCGACGGCAGGCGGGCCCTGGTGGCCCGCGCCATCACGCTCGTGGAGTCCACCCGGCCTCAGCACCGGGCGCTGGCGCAGGAGTTGCTCACCGAGCTGCTCCCGCACAGCGGCCGGGCGCGGCGGATCGGCGTGAGCGGGGTGCCGGGCGTGGGCAAGTCGACGTTCATCGACGCGTTCGGCACGCTGCTGACGTCGCGGGGCCACCGGGTGGCGGTGCTCGCCGTGGACCCGTCCTCGACCCGTACCGGCGGCTCGATCCTCGGCGACAAGACGCGCATGGAACGCCTCGCGGTGGACCCGAACGCCTTCGTCAGGCCCTCCCCCAGCGCGGGCACGCTGGGCGGGGTCGCCAAGGCCACCCGCGAGTCCATGGTCGTCATGGAGGCGGCGGGCTACGACGTGGTCCTCGTGGAGACCGTCGGCGTCGGCCAGTCGGAGACGGCGGTCGCCGACATGGTGGACTCCTTCCTGCTGCTGACCCTGGCCCGCACCGGCGACCAGCTGCAGGGCATCAAGAAGGGCGTCCTGGAACTGGCGGACGTGATCGCCGTCAACAAGGCGGACGGCCCGCACGAGCGCGACGCGCGGGCGGCGGCCCGGGAACTGGCCGGCGCGCTGCGGCTGATGCACGGCAAGGACGCGTTCTGGACCCCGCCGGTGCTGCACTGCAGCGCGCGCGAGTCGACGGGTCTGGAGACGGTCTGGGAGCGGCTGGAGCAGCACCGCGCGCTGCTCGACTCCACCGGCCGGCTCGCCGCCAAACGACGCGACCAGCAGGTCGACTGGACCTGGTCGATGGTCCGCGACGAGCTCCTGGGCCGCCTGCGCGCCCACCCCGCCGTCCGCGCGAGCGCCCCCGCCCTCGAACAGCAGGTGCGGGACGGCTCCCTGACGGCGACCCGGGCGGCGGAACACATCCTGCGGGCGTTCGAGGGGGAACCGGGTCCGGATCCGGGACCGCGGGCGTGA
- a CDS encoding GAF and ANTAR domain-containing protein, whose product MTHRSPALPDVTSLLLSTESVEQFLQGLAESALVLAPAAVGAGITLEREHRPLTVVSTGPLASDLDEAQYGQDDGPCLQALRTGEEILVADMLDERRWGPYPAYAMACGTRSSLSLPIAAHTHTAGALNLYAPKASDFSDADLSALRALAAQATGVIAIAQRIADAQQFAKDLQAAMESRTLIDQAIGVIMGRRRCTADEAFGLLRTASQHRNVKLRDLCRELVTSVGGGPPSDGGALRPRP is encoded by the coding sequence ATGACCCACCGATCCCCCGCCCTGCCCGACGTGACCTCGCTGCTGCTGAGCACCGAGTCCGTCGAGCAGTTCCTGCAGGGCCTCGCGGAGAGCGCCCTGGTGCTGGCCCCCGCCGCCGTGGGCGCGGGCATCACCCTGGAACGGGAGCACCGGCCGCTGACCGTGGTCAGCACCGGTCCGCTCGCCTCCGACCTGGACGAGGCGCAGTACGGGCAGGACGACGGGCCCTGTCTCCAGGCGCTGCGCACGGGCGAGGAGATCCTCGTGGCGGACATGCTGGACGAGCGGCGGTGGGGTCCCTACCCGGCGTACGCGATGGCCTGCGGCACCCGCTCCTCCCTCTCCCTGCCGATCGCCGCCCACACCCACACCGCCGGCGCGCTCAACCTGTACGCGCCCAAGGCGTCCGACTTCTCCGACGCCGACCTCAGCGCCCTGCGGGCGCTGGCCGCGCAGGCCACGGGGGTGATCGCGATCGCGCAGCGCATCGCCGACGCCCAGCAGTTCGCCAAGGACCTGCAGGCCGCCATGGAGTCCCGCACCCTCATCGACCAGGCGATCGGCGTGATCATGGGCCGTCGGCGGTGCACCGCCGACGAGGCGTTCGGCCTGCTGCGCACCGCGTCCCAGCACCGCAACGTCAAACTGCGGGACCTGTGCCGGGAGCTGGTCACCAGTGTCGGCGGAGGTCCGCCGTCGGACGGGGGCGCCCTGCGGCCCCGGCCCTGA
- a CDS encoding LacI family DNA-binding transcriptional regulator has protein sequence MGRQRPGTPTLEEVAARAGVGRGTVSRVINNAAGVRESTRRAVQRAIAELGYVPNLAARSLAGRRADAVALVMTEPDWRMVGEPFFAEITRSLSDALADTGMQLLLTLVRSDTERRRFLGYARGGRVDGVLMTSVHAADPLPDMLAEARLPTVLLGRRSGDEHVSYVDADNVGGARSAVSHLLAGGRTSIATITGPLDVFAARCRLRGYREALELAGLPAEDSRVVEGDFTEESGRRAMAELLERHPGIDGVLAASDTTAAGALAALRAAGRRVPDDVAVIGFDDYPLAQRTEPRLTTVRQPMEEIGRAMVRLLLEEMEDPAVAWRHVILRTRLVVRESA, from the coding sequence ATGGGCAGACAGCGTCCCGGCACGCCGACGCTGGAGGAGGTGGCCGCCCGCGCCGGAGTGGGGCGCGGCACCGTCTCGCGCGTCATCAACAACGCGGCGGGCGTGCGGGAGTCCACGCGCCGTGCCGTGCAGCGGGCCATCGCGGAACTGGGGTACGTGCCCAACCTCGCGGCCCGTTCCCTGGCCGGGCGGCGGGCCGACGCCGTCGCGCTGGTCATGACGGAACCGGACTGGCGGATGGTCGGGGAGCCCTTCTTCGCCGAGATCACCCGCTCGCTCTCCGACGCGCTGGCCGACACCGGGATGCAGCTGCTCCTGACCCTGGTCCGCTCGGACACCGAACGGCGGCGCTTCCTCGGGTACGCGCGCGGCGGCCGGGTCGACGGCGTGCTGATGACGTCCGTGCACGCCGCCGACCCGCTGCCCGACATGCTCGCCGAGGCCCGGCTGCCGACCGTCCTGCTGGGACGCCGCTCGGGCGACGAGCACGTCAGCTACGTCGACGCGGACAACGTCGGCGGTGCCCGCAGCGCCGTCTCCCACCTGCTGGCCGGAGGGCGGACGTCGATCGCCACCATCACCGGGCCGCTGGACGTGTTCGCCGCCCGGTGCCGGCTGCGCGGCTACCGCGAGGCGCTGGAACTGGCCGGCCTGCCCGCCGAGGACTCCCGCGTCGTCGAGGGCGACTTCACGGAGGAGAGCGGGCGCCGCGCCATGGCCGAGCTGCTGGAGCGGCATCCCGGGATCGACGGTGTGCTCGCCGCCTCGGACACCACGGCCGCCGGTGCGCTGGCGGCGCTGCGCGCCGCGGGACGGCGGGTACCCGACGACGTCGCCGTCATCGGCTTCGACGACTACCCGCTGGCCCAGCGCACCGAGCCGCGGCTGACCACGGTCCGCCAGCCGATGGAGGAGATCGGCCGGGCCATGGTGCGCCTGCTGCTGGAGGAGATGGAGGACCCCGCGGTCGCCTGGCGGCACGTCATCCTCCGCACCCGGCTGGTGGTGCGCGAGTCGGCCTGA
- a CDS encoding phosphatase PAP2 family protein: MDRSLTRRVAAWDAPGVHRTLSAVEECAEGSKLWCGAAVAMAWCGGWRGRRAAGAGLVALSVAQLVSNGVCKQLADRPRPPEEWIPHDEVHDRPDSSSFPSGHTAAAVAFTAAVAPVWPLAGALCAVPAVTVAVERVQSGAHYPSDVVAGAAIGLAAARLVRHAPRVLLRWRLR, from the coding sequence ATGGACCGGAGTCTGACCCGGCGGGTGGCCGCCTGGGACGCGCCGGGGGTGCACCGGACGCTGTCGGCGGTGGAGGAGTGCGCGGAGGGCAGCAAGCTGTGGTGCGGTGCGGCCGTGGCGATGGCCTGGTGCGGAGGGTGGCGCGGCCGGCGGGCCGCCGGGGCGGGCCTGGTGGCGCTGTCGGTGGCGCAGCTGGTCTCCAACGGGGTCTGCAAGCAGCTGGCCGACCGGCCCCGGCCGCCCGAGGAGTGGATACCGCACGACGAGGTCCACGACCGCCCCGACTCGTCGTCCTTCCCGTCCGGGCACACGGCGGCGGCGGTGGCGTTCACCGCGGCGGTCGCCCCCGTCTGGCCGCTCGCGGGCGCCCTGTGCGCGGTGCCGGCCGTCACGGTGGCCGTCGAACGCGTGCAGAGCGGCGCCCACTACCCCAGCGACGTCGTCGCCGGAGCCGCGATCGGCCTGGCCGCCGCCCGGCTGGTCCGGCACGCCCCTCGCGTACTGCTGCGGTGGCGGCTGCGGTGA
- a CDS encoding lytic polysaccharide monooxygenase, with protein MARRSAYVSAATALATLLAALGLVLAGQGSAQAHGVAMLPGSRTYLCYLDARTATGGLDPTNPACRDALAKSGASALYNWFAVLDSNAGGRGAGYVPDGTLCSAGDRSPYDFKGYNAARADWPRTHLTSGATIQAQYSNWAAHPGDFRVYLTKPGWSPSSALGWGDLDLIQTVTNPPQQGSPGTDGGHYYWDLKLPSGRSGNALVFIQWVRSDSQENFFSCSDVVFDGGHGEVTGIRDSGGTPTPTPTPTDPQTGSCMATYTVQSSWNGGFQASVEVMNHGTAPLNGWSVAWKPGAGTKVSSVWNGSLSTAADGTVSVRSLDYNRAVPADGSVTFGFTATSTGNDLPAGSIGCASP; from the coding sequence ATGGCTCGACGCAGTGCCTACGTGTCAGCGGCAACGGCTTTGGCCACGCTGCTGGCCGCGCTCGGCCTGGTCCTCGCGGGCCAGGGCAGCGCGCAGGCCCACGGGGTGGCGATGCTGCCCGGATCCCGCACCTACCTGTGTTACCTGGACGCCCGCACGGCCACCGGCGGGCTCGACCCCACCAACCCCGCATGCCGGGACGCGCTGGCCAAGAGCGGTGCGAGCGCGCTCTACAACTGGTTCGCCGTCCTCGACTCCAACGCGGGCGGACGGGGGGCCGGCTACGTCCCGGACGGCACCCTGTGCAGTGCCGGGGACCGGTCGCCGTACGACTTCAAGGGCTACAACGCGGCCCGTGCGGACTGGCCGCGCACCCATCTGACCAGCGGGGCGACGATCCAGGCCCAGTACAGCAACTGGGCGGCGCACCCGGGTGACTTCCGGGTCTACCTCACCAAGCCCGGCTGGTCGCCCTCCTCCGCGCTGGGCTGGGGCGACCTCGACCTGATCCAGACGGTCACCAACCCGCCGCAGCAGGGTTCGCCCGGCACCGACGGGGGCCACTACTACTGGGACCTGAAGCTCCCCTCCGGCCGCTCCGGCAACGCCCTGGTCTTCATCCAGTGGGTCCGTTCCGACAGCCAGGAGAACTTCTTCTCCTGCTCCGACGTCGTCTTCGACGGCGGTCACGGCGAGGTGACCGGCATCCGCGACTCCGGCGGCACCCCGACCCCGACGCCCACGCCGACGGATCCGCAGACCGGTTCCTGCATGGCCACGTACACCGTGCAGAGCTCCTGGAACGGGGGCTTCCAGGCCTCCGTCGAGGTCATGAACCACGGTACCGCGCCGCTCAACGGCTGGTCCGTGGCCTGGAAGCCCGGGGCGGGCACCAAGGTCAGCAGTGTGTGGAACGGTTCGCTGTCCACCGCCGCCGACGGCACGGTCAGCGTCCGCAGCCTGGACTACAACCGCGCCGTACCCGCCGACGGCAGCGTCACCTTCGGCTTCACCGCCACCTCGACCGGCAACGACCTCCCCGCCGGCTCGATCGGCTGCGCCTCGCCGTAG
- a CDS encoding cellulose binding domain-containing protein, whose product MRPLQHHARSTRGLFGALLTVLAALAALLATGSGAQADTAICEPFGSTTIQGRYVVQNNRWGTSEAQCIAATDSGFRITQADGSVPTNGAPKSYPSVYNGCHYTNCSPGTRLPAQLSTISSAPTSISYTYVSGAVYDAAYDIWLDPTPRTDGVNRTEIMVWFNHVGSIQPVGSQVGTATVAGRQWQLWSGNNGSNDVLSFVAPSAITSWNFDVMDFVRQTVSRGLAQNNWYLTSVQAGFEPWQNGAGLAVTSFSSTVNTGGSTPGDPGGSAACRVTYATNVWQGGFTADVTVANTGSAAVSGWKLGFTLPAGQQITSAWNAAVSPSSGAVTVSGQTHNAQIAAGGQVTFGFQGTYSGTFAKPAGFNLNGTACTTA is encoded by the coding sequence ATGCGACCGTTACAGCACCATGCACGCAGCACGCGCGGCCTGTTCGGCGCGCTGCTCACCGTTCTCGCCGCGCTCGCGGCGCTCCTGGCCACGGGCTCGGGGGCGCAGGCGGACACCGCGATCTGCGAGCCGTTCGGGTCGACGACGATCCAGGGCCGTTACGTCGTCCAGAACAACCGTTGGGGCACCAGCGAGGCCCAGTGCATCGCCGCCACGGACTCGGGCTTCCGGATCACCCAGGCCGACGGCTCGGTGCCCACCAACGGCGCCCCGAAGTCCTACCCGTCCGTCTACAACGGCTGCCACTACACCAACTGCTCGCCGGGCACCAGGCTCCCGGCACAGCTGAGCACCATCTCCAGCGCCCCGACCAGCATCAGCTACACCTACGTCAGCGGCGCGGTCTACGACGCCGCCTACGACATCTGGCTGGACCCGACGCCCCGCACCGACGGGGTGAACCGCACCGAGATCATGGTCTGGTTCAACCACGTGGGGTCCATCCAGCCGGTGGGCTCGCAGGTCGGCACCGCCACCGTGGCCGGGCGCCAGTGGCAGCTGTGGTCCGGCAACAACGGCTCCAACGACGTGCTGTCCTTCGTCGCCCCCTCGGCGATCACCAGCTGGAACTTCGACGTCATGGACTTCGTCCGGCAGACCGTCTCGCGGGGACTGGCGCAGAACAACTGGTACCTGACGAGCGTCCAGGCCGGTTTCGAGCCCTGGCAGAACGGCGCGGGGCTCGCGGTGACCTCGTTCTCCTCGACGGTCAACACCGGCGGCAGCACCCCGGGCGACCCCGGCGGCTCCGCGGCGTGCAGGGTGACGTACGCGACGAACGTCTGGCAGGGGGGCTTCACCGCCGACGTCACCGTCGCCAACACCGGCTCCGCCGCCGTCAGCGGCTGGAAGCTCGGGTTCACCCTGCCCGCCGGGCAGCAGATCACCAGCGCCTGGAACGCCGCCGTCTCCCCGTCCTCGGGAGCGGTCACGGTGAGCGGCCAGACGCACAACGCGCAGATCGCGGCCGGCGGCCAGGTGACCTTCGGGTTCCAGGGCACCTACAGCGGCACCTTCGCCAAGCCCGCCGGCTTCAACCTCAACGGCACCGCCTGCACGACCGCGTAG